TTGGGGACAAACGGGTTTCTCGTCTCATAAGCTCGGCGCAGGATGTCGGAAGGCAGAAGTCCACGATCTTCGCAGAAGGCGCAAAAGAGAATCCGGTCCAGTAGCTTTTGAGTGGCCGACAGCAGCTCTTTGGGCTGTTCTCCCGGGTTCGCGCTGCAAAGCCGTCGAAACGACTCGTAGCGGATGTCGGTGTAGCGTTGGTAGAACTCGGCAGTGAGCTCGCGGTCGGCCTGTTCGCTTTCCTCCAGAAGCGCGTAAAGGTGGCAACGTCCGGTGTCCGGCAGGCAGCGCTCAGCACCCAGCAGAAAGACCAGTTTTTCAAGTTGACGGAGGCTGCTGTCCAACTCGTCGAGGCGGAAACGCTCGTAGGTTTGCTGGTCGGAGCCCTTAAAGTAAAGGCGGGTTTCGCGGATGGAGGAGGCGATAATCCAGTCGCAGGGCAGGTTGATGGCATATTGGTAGGCTTGTTGGACCGCTGAGAGGCGGCGCCCCTTGTAAGGCCGTTCCAGGGGATCGCTGGGGCTCTTGCCTTCGAACACGATGACGAACTCTTGCCGCGACGGCCCGAAGCGCCCCAGCACGGCATCGGCGAAGGTCCCGTCGACTTCAACATGTTTCTCGCGAGAGAAGGTATGGACGCTGTGCTCGGCGCCGCGATAGCCCAGCAGGTCGATGAAGAGGAACTCCATGAAGGAGTGCAGAATCTCCTGTTCTTTCAGCTTCTGCCCAAGTGGCGACCGCATGCGCTCGGCCCACTGCTCCAGCCGCACCCTTTGCCGGCGAACCCCTTCGGGCAGTTCGAAGGCCTGGAGATGGGTACTGAGCACTTCAGGCCGAAATATCGGCTTGGCTTCGGCGGGCAAAACTGCTCCTCGGTGACATGCCTCTCCTGCGACTTCACTATCTTAACGGCTACGACTGTCTTTTCTCGGCAAAAGCCAGACTGACAAAGGCTCAAGAGACCTGTCTCGGCACGCTTGTCAGCCTGAAAGCAGAGCGCAGCGGTTGCGGCCCGTCCTCACTCCATCTGCACTCCCGTCTGGCCCGATGACGGGTAGCGGAAAGCAGCGCCAGATTTCTATTGACTGGGCGCTTGCACAGGAGGAAAATAGCGCTGTGCCCGGTTTTCAGGGGCCGGCGTGCGGCCCCTGGAACCACCGGGATCAGGCTCCGCCGGCGTGTCTCCTTCCGATTGCCGGAAGAGGCGTTCGGACGGCGCGTTTTAGACAACTCTCCCTTCACCTGAACCCCATTCAGCCTTGACGGCGCCGGTGACGATTCCAGCCCCTTACGTCTGGCTGCGTCGGACGCGACGACGCCCAGATCGCTGGAAGGGACGATGGGATCCCATGCTCCGCCGCTCAAACATGCTGGCCACGGGCCGCAAGATGAGGGAGTTTGCGAGGATTTTCGATGAATGGCGACTTCAGTCAGAGGTTTTTCGGGCTGGCGCTGCTAGTTGCGGCGTCCTTGCTTTTGGCGTCCTGCCGCAGTGCTGTTTCCTCTTCCGGAACCGATCCCGCGGCTGATCGGATCGAGCGTGGCCGCTACCTGGTCAACATCGGGGTCTGCAACGACTGTCACACGCCCATGGTCATGGGTCCCGATGGTCCCGGTCCTGACATGAGCCGGATGCTTTCGGGCCACCCCCAAGACATGCGCCTGAGCCCCCCTCCCTTGCTTGACGAGACTTGGACCTGGGCCGGGGTGGGAACCAATACGGCGTTTTTCGGTCCGTGGGGCATTTCCTATTCCGCCAACCTGACACCCGATGAAAACACCGGGCTGGGGATCTGGAGCGAGGAGATGTTCATCAACGCCATTCGGAGCGGTCGTCATATGGGGCAGTCGCGGCCCATCCAGCCGCCTATGCCTTGGCCCTTCTACTCGAAGATGAGCGACGAGGACTTGAAGTCCATCTACGCCTATCTGCGCTCGCTGCCCCCGATCCACAATCGGGTGCCGGACTACCAGCCTCCACCCGAGCTCCTACCGGAATAAGCGTCGGAAAAATGAGCCATAGAAGGCCTCCCGGCCAAAAAGCCGGATCTTTCTTCATGGCCGGGAGTTCCTTCTCCATACCCGCCTACCGCGACAGGGTGGCTCAAAACTTCTGACGCGCCGCACTAGGACCGGCTCTTGCCGACCGCTTCGTCGCGTTCGGCCAGCAGCTTGTTGATCTCTTCGTTGGCCGGGCGGATTTCGAAGGGGCCGAAGCCGACGCCGGGATGTTTGGACATCAGCGCGATGGCGTGGTTGAGGTCCCTGGCCTCCAGAAACAACAGCCCTCCGATCTGCTCTTTGGTTTCGGCATAGGGGCCGTCGGTGACATCGATGCGGCCGTCGCGCATGCGCAGGGTGACAGCGTTTTCGGTGCCTTGCAGCGCCTCTCCTCCCACAAAGTGTCCGGCGCGGCGCAGCTCGTCATCGTAGGCAAAGCATTTCTCCATGAACGCTTGGCGCTCGTCTTCCCTCATCGATTCCCACTTGGTCAGGTCAGCATAGCCTAAACAGATGAATCTCATGGTTCCTCCTTAAGAACGATGTTGAAAATCTCTTTCCGCCCCCTAGTCGAAGCGGCGGCGCGGATTTCGACATGGGGCCCGAAAAATTTTCACTTCATCTCCCGCAGGCGCTTGGCGAAGAAGCGGCGTTGCGGTTCCTGCACCGTGAGAGCCAGTGCCCGCCGGTAAGCGGCCTTGGCCTCCGCGGTCCGGCCCGCCCGGCGGCAAAGGTCGGCCCGGGCGGCGTGAGCCAGGTGATAGTCACACAGCTCGCCGCGGGCAAGGATGGCATCGATCAGCTTCAGGCCGTCCTCGGGCCTGTCGCGCATGGCCACGGCCACGGCCCGGTTGAGTTCCACCACGGCCGAGGGCTCGGCCCGCAGCAGCAGGTCGTAGAGGGAGACGATTTGGGCCCAGTCGGTTTGCGAAGCGCTTGCGGCATCGGCGTGCACCGCCGAGATGGCCGCCTGCAGGGTGTAGGTGCCGAATCGTCCCGAGGCCAGCGCACGTTCCACCAGTAGCCTCCCCTCGGAGATGTTGGCCTGGTCCCAAAGCGAACGGTCCTGGTCTTCCAGCAGGATCAGGTCGCCGTCCGGCGTGGTGCGGGCCGTGCGCCGCGATTCGTGCAGCAGCATCAGCGCCAGCAGGCCCATCACTTCGGGATCGGGCAGCAGTTCCAGGAGCACTTTGCCCAGGCGGATGGCTTCGCCGGACAGGTCTGAGCGAATGGCTGCGTCGCCCGAGGACGCCGAATACCCCTCATTGAAGACCAGATAAATGACGGAGAGCACCGAATCGAGGCGATGGGGCAGATCGGAGCGGGAGGGAACCCGGTAGGGGATCTTGGCGTCGCGGATCTTGGCCTTGCCTCGCACGATGCGCTGGGCGATTTTCGATTTGCGGGAGAGGAAGGCCGTGGCGATCTCTTCGGTGGTCAAGCCGCAGACTTCGCGCAGGGTGAGGGCCACCTGGGTGTTGGGGGGCAGGTCAGGGTGGCAGCAGGTAAAGATCAGCCGCAGGTGGTCGTCGCGGAACTGGGCTTCGTCCAGTTCCTCAATGTCGGGCTGGGCGGAAATCGGCGCGGAAGGGATCTGAGCCACCGTGTTGCCCCGGGTTTTCCTGCGGCGAATCGTGTCGATGGCCTTGAAACGTCCGGTGGAGACCAGCCAGGCCCTGGGATTGTCGGGCATGCCCTCGCTCTCCCACTGTTCCACGGCCGCGGTGAAGGCTTCGTGCAGCGCTTCCTCGGCCAAATCGAAGTCGCCCAGCAGCCGGATCAGGGTGGCGAAGATCCTTCGGGATTCCTCCCGGTAGACCTCATCGATCTTGCGGCGGACATCCTCGGTGGCTTGCATCGCGTAGATGCTAGCATGCCAGGCCCCCTGCACGGTCCCCGCTAGCGGCAGTATTCCAGGGGGTCGACTCTGAGGGCGCGGCGGGCGGGGAGCAGGGAGGCGCCCAGGGCAGCCGCCAGCAGCGCCGCCGCCAGCGCCAGGTAAGGCCAGGGTGTGATAGGAGAGACTCCGAAGAGCAGGCCGCGCATCCAGATTCCGAAGAGCAGGGAAGCGGGCAGTCCCAGGGCCACCCCTGCAGCGGTCATGCGCAAGGCTTGGCGCAGCACCAGGCGAAGGATGTCGCGCCGGGACGCGCCCAAGGCGATGCGGATGCCGATTTCGGCGCGGTTTTCGGCCACGAAATAAGCGATCAGCCCGCACACGCCCACCACCGCCAGCGTCACCGCCACCAGGGCGAAGGCGCCCAGCAGGAAGAGGCTGAAGCGGGGACGCGCCAAGGTGTCCTGGTAAAACTCCTGAAGCGTGTGGACGGAGTGGAGAGGCTGCAGCGGATCGATGGCTT
This genomic stretch from Acidobacteriota bacterium harbors:
- a CDS encoding c-type cytochrome; the encoded protein is MNGDFSQRFFGLALLVAASLLLASCRSAVSSSGTDPAADRIERGRYLVNIGVCNDCHTPMVMGPDGPGPDMSRMLSGHPQDMRLSPPPLLDETWTWAGVGTNTAFFGPWGISYSANLTPDENTGLGIWSEEMFINAIRSGRHMGQSRPIQPPMPWPFYSKMSDEDLKSIYAYLRSLPPIHNRVPDYQPPPELLPE
- a CDS encoding RNA polymerase sigma factor, whose protein sequence is MQATEDVRRKIDEVYREESRRIFATLIRLLGDFDLAEEALHEAFTAAVEQWESEGMPDNPRAWLVSTGRFKAIDTIRRRKTRGNTVAQIPSAPISAQPDIEELDEAQFRDDHLRLIFTCCHPDLPPNTQVALTLREVCGLTTEEIATAFLSRKSKIAQRIVRGKAKIRDAKIPYRVPSRSDLPHRLDSVLSVIYLVFNEGYSASSGDAAIRSDLSGEAIRLGKVLLELLPDPEVMGLLALMLLHESRRTARTTPDGDLILLEDQDRSLWDQANISEGRLLVERALASGRFGTYTLQAAISAVHADAASASQTDWAQIVSLYDLLLRAEPSAVVELNRAVAVAMRDRPEDGLKLIDAILARGELCDYHLAHAARADLCRRAGRTAEAKAAYRRALALTVQEPQRRFFAKRLREMK
- a CDS encoding YciI family protein yields the protein MRFICLGYADLTKWESMREDERQAFMEKCFAYDDELRRAGHFVGGEALQGTENAVTLRMRDGRIDVTDGPYAETKEQIGGLLFLEARDLNHAIALMSKHPGVGFGPFEIRPANEEINKLLAERDEAVGKSRS